One Mus caroli chromosome 6, CAROLI_EIJ_v1.1, whole genome shotgun sequence genomic window, GACTGTCAGGGTTACTGTTGGCAGCAGCAATGAAGCCCTCAGCCTTATGTGACCAGCAGAGAAGCTTAAAGCTCCTACCAGGGCCACCACCCTACTAAGTGGTTATGGTGGGACTTACAATGGATTGAGTGAGTGCTACCCCTGaataggagactgaggcagctgacctagccaggcatggtagcttaGGCCTGTTTGCTCAACATATAAAAAACTGAGATAGAATCACCACAAATTTaaagttagcctgggctacagaaaacGGTGCTGTCTCAAAACGTAAAAGAAATATGTCTTGCTAGTCCTTTGCCTTAGTaaacttatgaaaatatttttaatgagaatGTCTAAGACTGTACACATGATTAAACTGTGTAACCTAAAAGCTTTTAAAAGGTACATCCTTTTTGCcatgatggctcagtgagtaaaggggcTTACCGTCAGCCAAACCCTGGAACCTACTTGATAAAAGAAGAAACCCGCCTCCTCTGAGATGTCTAACCTGCATGCACGTGCCCCCACCTGCTCTAAGATAGTGTCTAACCTGCATGCACGTGCCCCGCCTCCTCTAAGATAGCGTCTAACCTGCATGCACGTGCCCCTGCCTCCTCTGAGATATCGTCTGACCTGCATGCACGTGCTCCGCCTCCTCTAAGATAGCATCTAACCTGCATNNNNNNNNNNNNNNNNNNNNNNNNNNNNNNNNNNNNNNNNNNNNNNNNNNNNNNNNNNNNNNNNNNNNNNNNNNNNNNNNNNNNNNNNNNNNNNNNNNNNNNNNNNNNNNNNNNNNNNNNNNNNNNNNNNNNNNNNNNNNNNNNNNNNNNNNNNNNNNNNNNNNNNNNNNNNNNNNNNNNNNNNNNNNNNNNNNNNNNNNNNNNNNNNNNNNNNNNNNNNNNNNNNNNNNNNNNNNNNNNNNNNNNNNNNNNNNNNNNNNNNNNNNNNNNNTGCTCCGCCTCCTCTAAGATAGCATCTAACCTGCATGCACGTGCCCCCGCCTCCTCTAAGATAGCATCTAACCTGCATGCACGTGCCCCGCCTCCTCTAAGATAGCATCTAACCTGCATGCACGTGCCCCGCCTCCTCTGAGATAGCATCTAGCCTGCATGCACGTGCCCCCAGGCaggtaagtaagtaaataaagcaattcatttttttcttgcataCTCGTACTGTGGTGTTAGCTGACCTCCTTAGAAGCAACATGCCTTCTTTCCTTGCTTGTGTACTGCCCTGTCTCTGTGTTGGAGGTCATGCAGGAGCTCCAGAAGTAAGCGATCCCCCTTGGGAGAAGGTGGAGAACTCGTGCAAGATGTTAGGTGTTTTTGAAGTCTGTGGCCTATTTTaattaaagagagaaagggtAACAAAGTAGATGTTCTATGCCAGTGCTATGGACAGCACTGCTGAGCGAGAATGTGACACTTAGCTAGTGGGCTTGCTGTGTATTGATTGGTAAGGAGTAATTTTTCTTGAGGAAAGCTAATGGGGGAAGTATTTCACACACAGTGAAGGAGAGACAAACTCAGGGACAATCTCTTACCCACACATGTATCACTTCTGCTGCTGGGCTGCCTCCCGAGCTTCACACTGCTCTAATGCTGTCTGCATGGCCATCCCCCGAATCTTCCATTCCATTCATAGAAACCTCCACAGAGACAACTGCAGCATCAGGGAGTACATTTGAGCGTCACACTTTAATGCAGGCTGGCCATCCAGGCCTTGCATCTCTCTATCCTATCACATCTTCCTCCTTCGTGGGGTGGAGATAAGCAAAGAATGAGGCCTGTGAGGGCAGCCGGGCCTGCCAACATGCTCACCCCagtccctgttcctgctgctggGCATGAAAGCAGGGACTCATGAGGACTCTGGCATCTGTCACATCAGAGGCCAAGCAAACTCCTCACTAGGGTGCTGTCTAACCCTCTCTGTGTTGCGTTGTCTTTCTCCTCTAGGTTCTGTTTGTGGCTGGCTTGGCTTTTGTAATTGGTCTCGAGAGAACGTTCAGATTCTTCTTCCAGAGGCACAAGGTGAAGGCCACTGGGTTTTTCCTGGGCGGTGTGTTCGTGGTCCTCATTGGTTGGCCTCTGATAGGCATGATCTTCGAAATTTATGGATTCTTTCTCTTGTTCAGGTGAggcccttcttttctttcttttctttcatgagcCAGAGTCTGAGAGAACTATTGCAGAAACCAAGGCAGTTGGGCTAGTGTGGGAGACTCTTTTCCTGAATGACCACTGCTTATATTGAGTTTTTATTGTAAGTTTAGATCagtcaactaaaaaaaaaaaaaatgtttcctaaatGTAAATGACTGCCTGAGTGAGAtaataaagtatttataaaatatcctCAGTGCTGCAAAATTCATTTTATTGCCATTTGTGAGGTGTGTACAGCATTTGGCATTCTTAACAGGATGGATAGGTACGTGGATCTGTCACTGTGTTACGTAATGTTTCTTCATAGTGGCTGCTACCTGATGGCAGAGTGCTCAGTGCATGCACGTGGTGAGGAATCCGGTACTGAGCACTCTGGAAATGCCGTCAGTTAGCCAGAAAACACTGCATGTGAGATGACAGACCATGCTCATCAGTCACCTAAAACATAAAAGTGAGTTAAGTACCAGACCTGTCTTAAGGAGCGACCATTTCTAATATGAAAAACAAACTGTAAAGCCTTCAGAAGTGCAGTGATAATGTCATGTCACCATAGAAGGACACAGAATATTCTTAAGGACGTGGTAAGAGAGGAGCTTATCCAAGCACAAGAAGGATTGTTCAGATAAGCTGAGCCTTAAAGAACAGATCAGAGCTCTTCCTGTAAGTCAGCACAGAGAGGTTGGTTGACTGACGGGGCTTAGACAGAGTTGTGAAAGCGGTTGTTTGTTCTGTAAAAAGGAGAGCAGTTCCCCATGGGAGTGTGGGCCACAAGCCAGAAGAGGCTGCAGACTTCTCTGAGGTGCCAGAGAGCAGTGTCtgcagcagagaggcagggagggacacAAAAGATTCTTAAGCCAGGAAGGCATTTCTGGGCAAATACTCACCAGGCTGGCATGCACATCAGGATTCAGTGAGATCACTCTGTGGCTAAATGTGTTCACCACTGAGCCTGAGGAcagacctgagttggatccccagggCCTACGTGGTGGAATTAGAGAGCTGGTTCCCATAAGctgttccctgacctccacacatcaGAGTATGTGCTAcctgctcacacatgctcacatatacacGTTAATAGAAAAAATTAGGGTGCGTTTAGGTAACAACAATTGGAGatagaaaaaacatttaaaaggctCAGATTTGGTACACAGTATAAAGTTAGGAGATTGAACGGCTGTTTGCCGTTTGAAGTGGGAAAACAATAAAGACAGCAGAGATGGCAGTGAAGGTCAAAAGACCAGAGTTGACTCTTGATGCTGGTGTAGAATGAGGTGCTGTCATTTGTGCGTAAGTTGCATTAATACATTGGCTTCGTGGTTTGAAGAAGCTGCTGGTAAACCCTGTGCTTgtgttgggttttgtgtgtgctgAGGGCATCTTGGCTTGATCTAGAGTCAGGGTCCTTGTGGCTCTTCAAATGCATAGAACCCTAAGCAGCAGCATGTGACGCCCGCCACctgttgtgtttttaaagatacCTTTAATTATCCACTTGCACTTGGTGCTCCAGACAACCTGCATGTCTGGAGCATGCGCCTCAGTGAACCATAAGGGCTGCTCCTCTGTGGGTTACATCACTCACTTCCTGTGGGCTCAGCTCCATGACTTTTCTTCTCTGTGGTGCTTTCATCCCTGTGAACTACATTTTAAGACCCAGATGCAGTTTATTTCTTGAGCATTCTCAAATTCTGTAACTTTCCTGGGTTCACTGATCTACAGTTAAACTGATTCGAGGCTGTGTCACTTGAGTGGGCATGTATTGATCCCAGAAACTGACGCGATGTGAGCCTCCCCACTGGTAGGTGTGCTGTCACTGTTGTGTTCATGGTTTTACACAGCCCATTTCTTCTGGTTTACCCCTCCCCTCTACTCCTGTTGCCAGCAGTAGAACAGAAAGCCTGTGGTCTGATCACGGCACATCTAGGTCCCATTCTATTCTGGGCACCCTTTTACCACCAGTCAAGTTGTTCACTGCACTTGGAACTAGTGATTCAAGTATTCGTGTGACTTGGCTCGTGGTTCCTCCTGTGGAGAGCACTGAGCTCTAAGtaccttgtcttcctcctcccagggGCTTTTTCCCAGTGGTCGTCGGCTTCATCAGAAGAGTGCCTGTCCTCGGATCCCTCCTAAATCTACCTGGAATCAGATCAGTAAGTAGTCACCTGGTTAGCAAAGCGCTTTCAAGAACCACCCAGATGTATGGATTATGATGCCTTTTCACTGGGAGTTTGAATCATTGATGTGATTGCATAAGTATGGATCCTGGTTACCATGACAACCAGAAACTAATCATTCTTAGACCTATGAAACCTGACATTTTGTTTGAACATGCCATTTTTAGTATCGTTTTCTATTTTGATGTTACTCCGATTGATAATGCTAAGCTACCTTTATGAATTGATAGGTAAAATCCTTCCTGTACTCAGAGTCTACTCTGGATGCTTGATGCTAACTGGTCGTGGGGGCTGCCATCTCTTGTGGGGTCTCAGAGCTTCTCAGGACTTATCTGCCCTCCTTGTGCACACCTCTATCATAACATTTACCTGTTTTCATTGTCAAGAAGGGAGCTCCAGACCTGTGGCCATAGTCGTCTGGGGCAGAGGTAAATGGCTGTTATTCTTCCCCAGGACCCAGTATAACGCCTGCCACTCAAGATAAAAACACCAGACATTTCCcccaagtgaatgaatgaagcatGCTTGTGTCTGGTGTCAGACCCAGTCAATCTCATGGCAACTCCAGATGATTTCATTTTAGCCGTTTTTCTTAATCTGAAAACCGAATGAGATCGTGAACTCTGGagacagtgctggagatggagtcCAGCTGAGAGGAGACACTGCTTTGGGCTCAGAGCAGCCCATGTCAGAAGTCACCTGCCAAAGAGTCTTTCGTAGTTCTACGCTCGTGTAGAACAGCTGGGCTAAAGCCCAAAAGGCTTTTGAAAGGCTCATTGAGTATGTGTAGGAATTGCAGAGAGAAACAAGGACTTctagaaggaggaacactcctgtAAGCCCAATCCCGAGCCACGTCAGGTCAGTCTTCGACGCAGACTCTTAGAGGCCTCCTGGCACGGCCTGGGGATTTGCAGTCACCTGTGAAGAAGAGATGTGGTGCTTTACTTTTAGCCCCTGGAATTTAAAGTTCTAGTGACTCCACATACACTGTGACAGTCACCTCTTTATGATCATTTCAAGGGTTGGTATGTCAGCTTGGGGTGGGGCGTACTGAGGCTCCATTTGTCCTTATTAGCAGACTCAATGTAGATACTGCTTTTAGAGAATGAATTTACTTAGACCGTAGTTGCACTCGCTTACAACTTCTGTTGTGATCGTGTAAGTGGGCAGCCAGTACAGGAGGGATTGCAGTCATTGCCTAAGGAGCAGTGTGAAGTGTCAGGGCAGAGGCACTGCTGGCTAGAACACACGGTGCTCCATGTTGCAGCATTGCCACTGATCATATACACGTTCCCCTCTGGATGCTGAAGAAAGACAGGCTTTCTGACTGGGGATGGAGTGGCCAAAGTTAGTAGCCATTTACATGAGTGTTTGTTGAAGTTCTTATTTGAAAATTACAGATACTCATTGGCAGCACTTGAGTGTTTCAGTTTTGCCCACTTCCGCATGATGTCCAGAATGCTCAGTTAACATATTTTTAGTTAATAGCTGTTGTTGATTACTGAACTTAATTGAGTTAAATCTGTTTGTCCAAAGACCACGTAGGCCCAGAAGAGATGCACAGGAATGGTCAGTGGAAATATCTTATTGGGTTCACTACTGCATGAGTGGCTGGCatttcagtcttttctttttgttgagcTAACAGTGTTggtgtcattttatttattattttactcatTGTGTTGCATTTTTCATGTTTCACCCTAAAATTCATGTGTATAACATGCCATGCAAAAGcgacttttaaaaagataattttatacaCATCTGAGAAGATGGTGGTGGGCACCATCCAGTTAATGACTGTCAGtcatgccttgaattcctgcaAATGTTATAAAACTGGATGTTTTAAACCAGGGTTTAGTCAGTGCTGTACAGTGTTTGAGTTCCCTCtgactctgtttttcttctccttacAGTTCGTAGACAAAGTTGGAGAAAGCAACAATATGGTATAACAACAAGAGAACTGAAGAACTTAAATACTGTATTATTTATAAAGCCCTTTTGAAGAATATTCAGCACAAAATTAAATTTCACGAACTAGGGTGTAAAGTTCCTTACAGAAGTTTAAAATGTACGCCTTCCAAAGTCCCAACAGCTGTGGCAGAAGCAGTGGCAGAAGCAGCGGCAGGCTTGTGAGACTGAGGTCggaagatgaggaagatggggaggatgaAGCCTGTCGATGCTTAGTGGCCTGAGAAGGCTGTCTCCTCGTCTTGCTGCAGTATGTGAAACAGCCGTTCGTGCAGAACCATGGTGtctgttactttctttttttttttttttaagaagattcAGGAACACCAGTaggcatttgatttttttttttttttttttatgatgtccATTGTGGTGGCCCAGACATATCTAGGTATGCTGGGTTTCTAATAATGATGCCTGGATTGGATTATGTCATCTCCATGTATCGACCCAAGGAAGCCCAGTTTCATGTGTGaatcactcctttttttttttgtttttgtttttgtaaacatggataaaataaaacttttgtgGTCCTTTTGAATCTTAATATTTTGGGGCCAGGTAAAAATCTGAACTAGATAGTCATTTTTGAAATACGCAGAGGTCATTCTGAGCTGTTATGTCCTCAGTCACAGCTGACCTCATTCTTTCTTGACTCTCCAACAATCTGGAAGTGCAGATCTCTCGAGTGTGGCCTGGGTGTGTTCATACAATCTGTGCCGTGCAGAAGCCGAGCAGAGAGCGTTCTGACCATGGAGTAGCCTGCTACAGAGGCTATTGGAGTCCATTTGGGGATCCTAAACCATACCATATGAGTTCTCCCATGCCATGATGTAGTTTTTCTCTTTGGGTTCTTAATGAAATTTGGCCATTGCTTCCCACCTTGTTTCCATAACTTACAGTGACGTTGAAGGTGTGCGACACATTAGAGGCTTGTTCCGTGACTGTGAGGAGGGCTGATTACTTCATCTtgatttttcctcttattttcagCCTTATTGCAATATCCAAAAATTAGCATGCACCGCATCTGCTTCCCTCACTGTTGTCCACCTGAGTTAGGACGGAAGGCGCCCCCGTTGACACGTAAAAGCTTTTTCGTTCTAACTAAATTGGCCTAGCTTCTTATAAACAAGATGCTGGGGAAACATGCCCTTCGCCTCATCTGTCGCTGGTTTGCCCACAGGGACAGTGATACTTTCCTGTTGGACACGGGAGCACTTCGTCAGACACAGTACTACTTATCTTACCACTAATGATTGcactatttatttttaacagtctCAAAGTTTTTTAATGCATAAAATCATAAttgaaattgtatttatttacaagcCACATCTATAAGACATTACAATGTTGTTTTTAGCTAAATTTCTCAGTGCCAGGAGAATCCCCAGCCTTGCCTATCTACAGAAGGAAGAACTGGTTTGTAGTGGCATGGCTCGTTCTTGTGGATGACTGTCGTGTTTGGTACTTGCATCTGACTTTCTGGTGTAACCTGTGAAAACACGATAAGTGGAGAATCCTACCTCAATAGCTCATGGGATAATAAAAGACCTGGCGTTGTGTCTGATGTTCCTCAAAAAGTCACACCTTCCCTGAAGTGTCAATGCTATGCTTTGAGAACTGACCTGTGTAAGGTGCCCTGTATATTTATAATCAGCTTTGGCCTATATGATTGACAGTGGCTAGGTATCACTCCTGTTAGAATGAGAGTCTGCCATTTTACTCCTTTGTAGACATGACCCTATCAAAGTGGTTTTCACACTACAGCAAACATCCCTTTCAGCAGTCTGATTTCAGAAAACACTGGACCTGGGAAGAATGAGAGGCTCATAGTCTAACTTAGTAAGGCTGAGGCAGCTTTCAGTTTAGGGTGAGACTAGTCTGCAGTGAGCCTAAACTGCTTGGCCTCCCTCATAGCTTTTCTCAAGCAGAACCTCGAGGCTCTGCTTTTAAACAAAGCAGCCCTCAGACTTCTAAAAGTCCTATTGTGAGTTCCCTCAACCCTACCCCCTTCTAAAAGGAGCCTTCTGTctttaacaaaaaacaaacaaatagtttGATTATTCCCCCCAGATGGAGGACAAGGTCCAGTACTTAGCCTTAAGTGTTTCTGTCATGTTCAAGTGTATCTTCTGTAACAGAAACATACCTGCAGTGTTTCTTTTCCCTTACAATTCTCTGGAGTTCAGCTGCTTTAGAAGTCTCATGGTCAAACTATGTACTCTAGCAATGGCGTATTGTAAATACACTGTCTTACCTCAATAAAAGGGTACTTTTCTATTCAGTGGTGCTCAAGTTTATCTTTACTTTGAAGTCTTTAAACTTAAATAACACTATAAAATAACATACCTAACataccctatttttaaaagtggGCATTGTGTAATTTTGTCTGTCACATGCCCTTGACCGTTTTTATATCCGAAGTGCTTAAATACGGCCATGTAGCAACTATTCCCAAAAGCACATTTGGAAGCTgttgaaatttataaaagaattttGAGGGGGATCCAGACTTGGTTCCTGACAACTACGTTGAGGCTCATGACCTTCAGTGCCTGCAGGTCCAGGGGACCTGGGGTCCTCTCGGGTCCTCtagcaccaagcatgcatgtggtgcacacacatgcaggcaaaacactcatacacataaataatgaCTATTCAGTGCCTTGAGCCAtatgctgttttttttaaatgtcaaactCCTCTGGGCATGTTGGTGCAGACAGgttcctgtgggttctggggcagCCAGGAACGGATTGAAGCATTTGGTTATTCAACGGACTTGGGTGCTTAAAGCCCATGGCCAAATGTCAGGCAGCAATTAGAAAACTCATAAGCCCTACCCATAAGGAATTTTTAACTAACACCTGCAAGCGTACTGAGTTGCCCTGAAACAGATGGTGATAGAAGAATATCCAGACATCTGAGCCTTTTGAGCCTTGCATTTTCTTCCACTCGCGCTTTTAGGAGTGTTGAACTTCCTTTCAGTTGTGTGTCATACATTCATGTCTTCTAGATTCTAGGCCCCATAGAATGAGCAAAGGTTATGAAAGGGACTAGCTTGAAGGCAGCAGCCTAGCTGTTCCTGTCTGCGCTGAGAAGAAATAAGAATGCTGGAGTTTCTCTGTCCAACAGCCTAGATGCCTGAGATCCAACCTGGTGAGGAAGGCTTGGGTTCTTGGAGAGTTGCAGTTCTTCAGTCCACGTTGAAAGACCAGAGAGGCTGAGCTCCAAGAACAGCAAAGGGCTGAGGCAGGGGTGTACACTCAGCTGCAGTCCACCTGGGTCACTGTTGGAAGGTTCTGTCCACTCCTGAAGGGTGTTCCATGTTTCAGTCAAACTGTCCAGTGAATACCCTGTGCCTGTCTACAACTGTCTCCTTGACCTATCCCAATGTTATCCCTATCTTTGGAGGACAAAAAAGGTGTCAGCATTAGTTCGGGagtcccacccccccccccaagaaaaggaaggaaggaaggaaggaagaaaaagaaaaagaagaaagaaaaagattgttttaaaaagtgatttttttttttttgctctaatAAAAAGGTGTTTCTTGTGGGGAATTGTCTCTGTTTGTTTCATGGAAACTTCAAGATTCAGAACTGTCATTACTCCTTGTGTAACAAGCTCACTGGATTTTTTTCACTACAGGTAGTCGGAACTTTTTAGGGCTGCCATTaattacagaattttaaaaatgggcagtgaattttaaaatgagtggAGATGAATTTCTAAGTTCAAAGGACTTGTAATACTtggtttttgaaaatgaaatttatcaTACTTGAATTCTTGTGACCTGGAAGAAGTTGTCATCTATGGTGTTTTCACTGTAAAATCTATtaaaagcacataaataaatgagcCACAGCCCTGTGCACCACTAACCTGGGTTTACTGAATCCTGTATTAAAACTTGATTCCAATCAGTTGTCAGTAGGAACTATTAGGTATCTCATcgcttgggaggctgaagcaggaagactgccaagagttcatggccagcttgACCTAATAAATGAAATGTTAGCTTGACTAATGATTCAttggtgatagatgatagataaatgatgaatgggtggatggatggatggacagacagtgGACTGATGATCTAGCATATCTCCCATACCTTTTCCAGGGGCCAGATGTTCACTGGAGTAGGGTGTGAAAGCCACTGGCTGGCTACAGTCCTTTCCTGTGACAGCTCTCAGTTGTGATGCTCAGTGCCACCAGAACATCTGATACCTCCTTACGTGCTGAACCAAGACAGCTGGGTCTTCTGGGTCCTTTCCACAGAACTTTATACTAGTTTTACACTGATTCGGTAGCAAATGATTAAGGTTCCTGCCTCGTAAGGTGTATATCCACCCCTGGCATTTTATAGCTGCAAATAAACGTTGAAGGAATGCAAGTGGAGTCACCCAGCTCTTCTACCCTCTAGTGTGTTGAAGTCAGTTTTGTGGGAACAGAGGTCTCTGTCAGCCACAATGTGAAAGAGGTGAACCTGGTAGAAGTCTATGTCACACCCTACCTTTCCATAGGTGGCTTGTTGCTGGAGAGAAGAAATGACCAAGGGCAGTCTTTCTTCCCTGGGAAAGCCAGATGCTAGATCAATGGAGGTCTCTCTTCACATCTACAAGATGGTGtgtgttgggccccattttggccctggtttgggccttgaggacaaacccaagCCTGTATGTCACTTCCATATCAAGGTGACTtggcaagacctgtttggccctgtctctgcctctgccccaccttTGCTGAGGTCGAGCTATgtcattggccctgtcagtcactccataccctccatcacccttcccttcctcctacGTCATCTTGtcccaccaaaaatccccctccctatgttccaGACATATAAGCGAGAGGCTGATGCTGTAAAGTTGaggtcctgtatttcttttaggctATTGATACTCAGCTCCAGAGAGACCCCCATGTGACTGGGGCCCCTCTGCTCTCGGCAAGGAGCCAGCAGTGTGAATCATTGATTCTTGGGTCACCCTCTTTTCCATTGTAAAATAAAGGGGCCAGGGCCTTATCTGGTCCCTTTCAGCGATGTGTCTAATTAcaataattatattgtaattataGCTGGTATTATAAAGAACTCGCCTAAGGGGAAAGTAATAAAGGAAATTTGCTCCCTAAGTGACTATATCTGAAAATATCAGCATGCTTCAATCTCTGGCATGTGAAACTACGTATAATGATAGCAGTCAAAGCCTTGAGCCTTGAGCCTTGAGCCTTCTGTTGTGATCCTGTGACTGGAGTTTTAATGCTAAAGCCCAGCTGTGGCAACCCCAACGGGCTGGGTTGGCAGTTCAAATATATACAACTTGAGGGGGTGTCACTTTAAACAGCGACAAGTGATTATTCATCAAATGAAACCTGGGCATCCTAGAGCCAAATTTCAAAATCCAAGTTATCTTAGTGATGATGTCAAAATGGTCTCTAATGAACATACCTTAAAGAAAGGCATAGGAGGCTATTTGATTGACAACGTGCTTGTTCATACTGTCAACAGAAGAAAATTCAATACTTTGACCTATCATATTTTGAACCAAACATCTGGGCTCCCTCTCACAGTTCAGAATCGCAGCTGTCTCTAATGCCTTGTGGTTTAACAGGAGCGGCTTCCTGGAGGTGGTGCCCTCTGCCAGGCCTTTCAGAGCAGTGTCTGGATGCTGCCTATGGTGAGCCTGAGATATTGATCACATGTCAGAGCCCTTCTAGTCATCTGctccagaaaatggaaaatggcaGTTTTGACGTAAAACGCCTACTTATGGATTCACCAGATAACTAACGGggcatttttattcttccttaagACCAAAAGGTTCTCTTGGTGATTCATTTTCCTGTTCCTCTGCCCAAaaaatttatagttttttttaaataatttgtgtgtgtgtgtgtgtgagagagagagagagagagagagagagagagagagagagagagagagagagcagcttccacagcatacatgtggaggGGCTCAAACTCCAgccctcaggcttgcacagcaggGCTCTACTCATGAAGCCGGCTCCCCAGCCCAATGTGCCTGGTTTTAATCGGTCTCCTAAAACAGTAGGAGCAAGCCATTTCATCAGCAGCTCTGGCTGCTTTGCTGGTTCACTATAAGGAAAAGTCTGCAAATCCCTAAATATGAATTCCTATGAGTCATATGAATGATTTTCCATTGTCATTCAATAGCTGTGGTGGATAatcaactgtcaacttgatgaaTCTAGATGATCCTTTGGGCATACCTGTGTGGGAGGTTACTTTTTTGttattcctgtttgttttttaaggggtgtttttaattgaaatagaattgtgttacttcccccacccctttcctttccaaccTTTCCAACCCTTCCAAGCTGCCTCAAAGTCTTCAACTCTCAAAGTTGATAGcctctcttttttattatatttgttatatacatatgtgtgtgtgtgtgtgtgtgtaagcctcactgaatctatttttcttgttttgtataaACAGTTTCCAGGCTGACCACTCAGACAACCCATGAAGAGGTtcatccctgggaaagactaCCTCTCCCAGCAGTCACTggttacctgtagttctttgtctatagGTGGGACCTTGTAAATTTTCCCCTTGCATGTTAACAGGTCCATGGGCATTGCTATTGTTCCAGTCTTGTATGTACAGCAGTACTCGGAGAGACTGTTTCACAGCAGAGTTTTATGCTATTCTGGCCCTCTCCATCTTTCTTATCCCTCTTCACAGATGTTCCTTGGTCATAGATGCAGGAGTTGTGATGTAGATTTATCTACTGGGGCCAGGCTGGATAACTATCTTGATTATGTTGAGTTGGGAAGCCCCATCTCctgtgggaggcaccattccTTGTGCTCAGATCCTCAACTATGTGTAAAGGAGAAAGTGACCTGAGCAGAAGCATTTattgctctctgtttctctgtgtaaccagctgctgccagccctgTGGATACAGTGTAAccagctgctgccagccctgTGGATACAGTGCAACCAGCTGCTGCCAGCTCGGTGGATACAGAGTAACCAGCTGCTGCCAGCTCTGTGGATACAGTGTAACCAGCTGCTGCCAGCTCTGTGGATACAGAGTAATcagctgcttccagctcctgctaCCTTGACATCCCCACCATTATGTACTTCAggtttgaactgtgagccaaaataaacactttctctttttaattgttttcttgggGCATCCCAACAGcaagaaaagtaactatgacCCTAGCCAAACTTCAATTGTCC contains:
- the Golt1b gene encoding vesicle transport protein GOT1B isoform X1 gives rise to the protein MISLTDTQKIGMGLTGFGVFFLFFGMILFFDKALLAIGNVLFVAGLAFVIGLERTFRFFFQRHKVKATGFFLGGVFVVLIGWPLIGMIFEIYGFFLLFRGFFPVVVGFIRRVPVLGSLLNLPGIRSFVDKVGESNNMV
- the Golt1b gene encoding vesicle transport protein GOT1B isoform X2, yielding MISLTDTQKIGMGLTGFGVFFLFFGMILFFDKALLAIGNVLFVAGLAFVIGLERTFRFFFQRHKVKATGFFLGGVFVVLIGWPLIGMIFEIYGFFLLFRGFFPVVVGFIRRVPVLGSLLNLPGIRSTT